aattaaaaaaaaaaaaagaataaataatagtcAAAGTTTAAAATCTCTATATACCAGTCTAAaacctcagttttggaattccctgtttaataatttaactgcagttggcacaaaagaattcttATAACGATTTGATTTATACATCAAGATTCTAAATCATCTCCCAGTGCTCACTGTTCCCTCCAAAAACTGGTCTCCTTTTGCTTTTTATGTCTGTATACGGTACACACGTTGGAGATTTCTCATTGGCATCTAGCTTGCTTCATGTTTCCTTAGATTTAGCTTCTGATAAAGAGacaaatttagtttaaaaaatagtttgtaCATTTAATTCTTCTATAATGATGATGGATAACTTTGCTTTTGCCCAGTGCAACATGGGATTGACTCCTATCTTGTACACATATGGTGTAGGTGTGCTGTGCGCTGAACacacaaaaatgacagaatcCAAATTTTTCTTAGAAATGGTTtagtatttattgttatttattacagtaCCTATAGTAATTAGTGGCAGCCACCCCCCCAGTGTATGGCCCACTGTACATGTTTCCACCTAACCATATTAGTCACTGGATGGGGAGTGGTGTAAGACTACCATGTTACATCCACATGTGCTTATACatgtgcgcgtgcgcgcacacacacacacacacacacacacacacacacacacacacacacacacacacacctgtgagcAGTTGTGCTACAACCAGAGTTTAAAGTGCCTATGAATGCATCCATGTGCTCACATATTTCAGGATGACAGCGATGTCACCACAGTTTCCCGCAGCAAGTCTAGTGATCCTACTATTCTTACACCTGACAGACAACATCCCTCTAACCCATATTTGTGCAGAATTGTGCTCTTGAGTACATAAGTGAAGTGGAGAAGCTCAAAAAAAGGAACTTCAGGTGGTTTTGGACCTCAAACCCAGTCCTAAAACCACTGGTGGTTTTAGGTTTTAGACCTGTAGAAGGACAGGAGACGTAACACTTTCCCCCTAAATGATCCGACTGATTCAGTTTTTATTCGCCGTATTAATTTTTGGACAAAGAAAGAATCAAGGCGTCTTTCCTTACCCAAGCAGGGATTGTGATGTGAATCTCTTCATAAGGAGTTGTCTAGAACGATGGACACAAGTACAAGTAATGATGCGTctcaattaaaaacagaaaactcagGTCTCAGCCTGTAATCTAAAGGTTATGTAAAGGGGTTGTCTCACCTCTGCCATGTACGTCTCATTAAAGTAACGACAGACTGGCCAAATGCGTGGATAAAGAGGAATGAAAATATCAATGCAGTAACTGATGATGATATGAAAGGGAGGAGATTTCAAAGTCAAGTAACCTTTGATGGATATACACCATGCAGTTAAATGAGTTATGGCCAGAAGAGGATCCTCTGCTCATTTGTCCTTTTGCTGCACTTGGAAAACTATTTCATACAGCACAGAAACAGCAGATGATTCACTGAATAATGTGGCAAACAAATAGCTTTCTTTGTAATCACTGCATTGCTCTCTGTCTTCCGATTGGCCTTAACTCACCCCTTACCATCCTGGACTCACTGTAACTAGGACAGAGGACCTATGTGTGACcaaagcagaaatgaaagcCTAGTTGGTAGACACAATAGGTTATCTGCAGTACCAGGTGACAACTGAAATAATGTCACACCATGTACAACACACCGTAACGTACCCAGCTCGACTGGCTATGCCTTACGAAACACTGAAGAGAGAGGGACTCATGCTGAAACATGAGGGCAGAAGAAAAGTTCCTCTCCCTTGCCTTCTTCAAGCATGTGCTCCCTGCTGTCCAGTATTTCCATAATAACAACTAAAATTTACAGTAATGCAAAAACCCTCCTCACCTACAGGCTGCTCTGGTGATGGAAACATCTGAGTCCTCCAGGCTTCTTTCGTTCAAGGTGCCCATTCCTTCTTTGACTGACATCACAGCGACTATCATACCGTACGTGAATGGAGGGCAAAGGGATCACTACAACATTTGCTAACGCATTACCTTCAGCTGAAGGTGTTCATATTCAGCTAGTATTTAAATATAGATATTACTACTGTTCTATATTTCCCATGAGTTGTGGAAAGCACACTGTCTTTGGTGGACATGTGGCACATGCAATAAAGTGCTTGTTTGAGCAAAAGATGGTGACTATAAGGTGCCACCCGAAGAGCGGGTCCAAGAGCACGGAAGATCACGAAGCTGGGGCGACTCAGGACACAGTAGACCTTATGGAGGCACTGTGAAAGCAGGGTCACTGGAGAATCAACCTGCATTAGACTCCACTGGCCTGCAAGTGGAACCAAGGACCAGCACTCCAGAATCTGCCTCTGCATGCATGCCACCCATGGATAACTAGTGCCACTGAAGTCGCATCCTTCCCCTCTTCCAGAGTTGTCCCTACACTGAGGGTCAAAACCATTCCCTTTGACATTGACATGTCTGATGTATGAAGTTCCCCTGTGCAAGAAGAAGTGCTTTGGCTACTGgatcaattttcttttttgcaaattcTGCTGGAACACAAAATCACGGGTAGACAGAATGTTGAGGATTTGAGCAATGCCGGGGAACTGAGACACGTTTTGTACATCTTGGTCTTCCTCTTGTGTCTTTGTGTCAGCTTGGTCACAGAGTGACAAGGGTGCAGTGCAACCATCCCTGTGTCCATCTGCTTCTTGACCCAACTATCTGGCAGAAAAGTGAGCAGGTGCACCTGCACTAGACCCAATAGTCTAGCCACTGCACCCACTTTTTAACCTTTGAACCCTGAAAATACACTACATCTTGAAGCCAGCAGACAGATCCAAGCTGTTGAGTCATAATGATCAGTCCAGTCGAGCAGAACTGGCTTTTGAGGCAGTGTGTCCTAACCCATGTCTAGGAACTCTACTCTGGGCCCATGTATCCTTTCCAGCTGTGCTGATAATGACGTCGGTTTGACTGCAGAGATGCTTCCGTTCAAACCAAACGTCAGTCGAGATCTCATATCTTTATGAGGAAGATGCTACAGTCCATCCTCGATCTGGTGGATTTTGGATTTTACAGACCgttgcaaaaacagaaaaataataaatactgaaaaaaccCCACTTTCAAGCAAAATATAAGGAAAATacaaatgattaatttttagCTTGTTTTGGAGATAATAACTTCATTAATGCATAGTATTTCAAACAATTTTGATACTGCATGTCAAAAAAGAGCCACTCAACCTATGTCTCCACTGTTAGTCTCGTGAAAGCGGCGAAGCAGCAGCTAGTCCCCATGTAGCGCATATTCTGATCAAGCTGTGTCCCACCCTTCTTTTATGGATAGGGAGTAAACACTCTGAGTTAATGCTATACGGTACAAATTTAAACAAGTCTggtaaataaaagtgttttcatttaatgtattttattttctttgcaatactgtatttgctttattatctgTGTACATATAAGTgaatatactgtactatatgTCAGTATTATATGTtcagtatttatatatgtacagtaagaATGTATGTTTCCGTTACAgtactgtttcattttattagACACATTATATGTTCATTACACATTATATTAGATTATAAAAGGGTTACTGTAGTACAATGTTGTAGTAAAATACATTACGCTTAACGTACACTTTTCTAGATTTTTGCCATATCTGGACACCGCCCCAACATAACCTGTAAAATCGAGGATGGACCGTAATAAAGAAATACTTATGTCACTGAACAGTAAATGTGCATACTGGCAGAAAAAACATGCGATCTAGGACTATACAAatttattgcacatttattaAAGGGAATTCGGTTCTAAAAAGTAAGGCACCTTTCATCTGCCCACTAGTCTTTGAAAGACCAGACAGATGTCAAAATATCTCACcttcagttacatttttaatctgCAATTTTATCAAACCTAATTCATTACGAGCTCAGTTGGAAGGAAGCAGTGTGTGCAGCACGGTGGGACCATGGATCGGGAAACACTGGCTGTGTGTACCTGCTCCATAGCAACAGCACATCTGTGATCTGATTGGATGCTGCCGGGCAACGTGGTTCGGAGGCCCCGGCAGAGTGACAGTCGGTGCCTGTGCCTAAATTCTGTGGTCCTTGACTGCTGTGTTCACGACTTTGTACCACTTCCTCCCTTGACCCACTGGTCTCCCTCCTGTACCTTTTACCGGGAGTGATGAAGGCAGTCGGTGAGACTCATATATATCAGACTTTGACGTGTGCTTCTGCGCTGTGACAGATGGTATCTTCCCCACCTTATGGCAGGTGACGAGAGATGTTAGCAGCAACAGCGAGACGTGAAACCAACCTCCGACTCCTGATTTCAACAACTCTTTCATGTTCCATGAGTGTTCATATTCATATACATGCTGATCCAGAAGACAAAGCACCCCGTTTTAGCAGAAGGTTCGATGTGATctggctctctctctccttttggTGGTGTGTGGGAGCCGGGGCTGCTGCCCAGTCACCGAGGGACAATGTGATGTGAAGAGGAGGGTGTGGCACCACAAAGCCCACCCCTCAGCACTCCCCAGCAGCAATAAGCTCCCCGGTGGGCCTCTCTGCCAGCCGGTCCCTGTGCGCTTGCTCCGatggctcctcttcctcctcctcgtaGAGCGTGTGGTGGATGGTGAGCAGGGGATGCGTAGGATTTCGGCTGAAGGGCCCAGCCTGACTCTCAGGGTCCGAGGGGGGTCCGAGGGGCTCGGGTGGGCAGGTTGTGGGCAGGCTAGCAGTGCTACCATTTAAAAAGGATGAAGCAGGGAGGGAGACCCCTGAGAACGGGGCAGGTTTGGGCTCAGAGATAgtctcctttttttctgtggaacagaagaagaaaaagaagaagcatgAAGCTGTGTGAGTGCTCCACACTCTTCCAGTGAGCAGCGGCCATAGAAACATTAATTCACAGGTCCACGGCATCCTGTTTCCTCTGGGAAATGGTACAGGGCCATGGGGACTCCGACAACAAAAGCGTCAAAATAACTCTTTCCACCAGCCGTGCCCCTTAGCCGCATCTGAAGTGCACATCATAATCAGATACAGATCTGGATGGAGAGTAGCATTCCACTGTCGgcatcatttattattattattattatttttattattattattatcaaatGACAAATCTAGGCAGAACTCAGACAGATCAGGATTCTACCTGCAACAGAGGATGGCACGTGGACAACagtgtgggttccctccagaAAGACAGTGTCAAGGGCACTGGGGTTGCTGGCCAGGGATTCTGTGTTGGAGGTCTCCGCCTTGGGCTTGCGCAGGGCTAGCATGTAGGGGTGGACGTCCAAGGAGAAATTGCCTTTGTGCTTCTTCTCCATGCCAACACCACTTAGATCAGTGGCTGATGGATACCGGAAGGATGTGAAGGTAACACAGTGTTAAATGCAGTACTAAATACCCACGATCATTCCGCTCATCGGTTCGTTCTTCACTAAGTCAATGCTGACTTCCTCCAGATGATTCTAGTAAAGAGACCCATCATGAGACCCCCCCACCCTGGCACGCACCTTTGGGAGTAGGGGGGTGCTGTGTGCTTTTGCTGTCCAGCAGGGGTGCGATGAACGTATCGGCCACCGTCTTGCGGCGCAGAGGCTTGGGCTTCTCCGGCTTGGTGCTGTTCTCCAGCCGCGCCAACATTAGAGGTTCCTGCTCATAAAGGAGAGCACTGGTGGGCCAAGGCAGGATACGGCAGGCTACCTGAACCCTTGCAACCACACACAGAAAGGCACTGGTTCCAGCTGCATCCCTCTGATATTTAAGCGTCCTTCTAATCTGAGACGAGAATTCTTAAGTTATTGTGTTTCAGCTCACATCATTATAGTCACTCATTACTTCTTATTGCACACTTAACGTGCAGTTAAATCTTACATTGATTATTACTTATGATGACTTTTGCTATTGTTTGCCTTCCGTGACCTGGCTGGGGGAGAAGCAGTAACCCGTATTTAGTGAGTAAGTGATTTTAATTccagaaacagagagaaattGTTTTAACACAGTTACTGCTGTTTATGAGACCACAGAGTTTAATCCAATTTGTACGTACCTTGAATGACTGCGGCAGAGGGTTCGAAGTGGGGATCCACTTTATCTTCTTACGGGGTCGTTTTATGACAAGTGGCTCGCTGGCTATTTCCCCCTCGCCCAGGACAGACGGGTCCAGGCTTGGGTCCATAGTCTGGATGCCAGAGTCTCGCACAGTGGGCGTGGCATCATGGTTCGACTGGGCCAGGGCAGCCAGGAGCTGGCGCACCACGTTGTCGTACATGAGGTCGCTCTCATTGGTGATGAAGTCAAGCCGGTTGAGGGACTTGATGTGGTCGCGGTTCTCATTGCAGAACATGGCCAGGATATTGATGTCGCAGAATTGGGACTTCTGCCAGCGCCGGCGCGTCTTGATGCCCACCTTGTGCAACTTGTCAAAGACAAAGTTGGACTTGCGCACCACAAACAGGTGCAGCAGGTTCACCAGGATGATGAGGTTCATGACGCATAGCAGGCCGATGTCCACGGCTGCCATGATACGCTGCAGCTGCACGGCTGGCAGCTTGCAGTTGACGCTGAGTCGCAGCCCCGGTGAGCTGCTCGTGTCAGGGGGCTCGCCAAGGGCGCAGGTGAACTCGTTCTGCCGCTGACGGGCATAGTAAACGCTCAGGTAGGTGATGGGGATGGAGCTCAGGCAGATGATTGCCAGGTGTCTGGCCAGATACAGCTTGGCCAGGAAGTTGCTCTGGCCTCGGCGCTCCAGGTACTTCTCAAAAAGGTTCTGCTCAGGGCTCTTCTCCTTCTCCGCATTCTCGATGATCTCCCGCCTCTCCCTCTCCGTGATGCCTGGCCCCTTAGACTGGATCTGCTTCTCGATTTTGGGTGCCCGGCCCTCGGCCGCCCGATGGTAGCAGTTGTCGATCTCATGCAGCAGAAAGTTGAGCTCAGATGTGAGGCGGGTGGAGGCCAGGAACTCCCACCCCAGGGCTGGGATGTACATGATGCCGGCGAAGGCGAGCAGGGCGTAGGGCAGGAACTTGTGCTCAAAGAGTGAGGGCCGTGAGGCCGGCTCCACCCCGGGTACAGCGTCCCGCAGCTCCGTCCAGCAGTATCCCCGTGCATACAGAGCTTGGTCACGCGTGAAGTTGTGCGGGGTGTAGCAGTAGATGGACTCCTCTGTGGAGACAACATGGAGAGTAGATGCTGTCAGGCGTGCAAGAAAACATGGCAAATAAGGGCCACAACATTCATAAATAAGTATCCttgtaagtattttttttttgaaaaaaaaaaaaagtcaccttggacgaaGGTATCTCAGTACTAaacactagttaataatcacggTAAATTACTTCAAAGAAATGCCTCAACTCAATGAATACACGTATGTGTTCTGTGGAAGGGCAGCGCTGGTAAAAAGGAGAGGTGTCCTTTGCTGTGAAGTTTTTGCAGGAGGGCGAATGAGGCCCCCCAGTTATGGGCAGCTGGTTGTTGCTGCTATGCAGACATGCTGAGTCAGCATTTGCCCCAAACGCCCCTCCCCTTCTGATGGAGCTCCACACAATCTCTATACCGATCTCGCACACAAAAATCAGCACTGCATACTTAACCCTCTGCATGCCGTGTCCCTGAAGGGCACCTTAACTGGCGGCAGATACACATCAGCATGTGAAACGGTGTCACTGTGACGAACCACGTCTGGAGCTCAGTGTTCCTTGTCCCTGTGTGCCAAAACCATTAACTACACGATCATTTACTGCGCTGTGTGCAAGTGCCATTGTGCTGAGACAAGGATCACCATCCCTACTGAGGGCTTTCTGTGCACCCATATGGTATCAGTCACCCACCATCGTTAACCGCTCATCCAAGTCAgtgtggttcagagcctatccttgaagcacagggctcaaggccagTAAGGAGACACCTTGggtaggacaccagtccaactACACACACGCTGTCACTTAAAcgtacacacactatgggcaatttgtaatccacagactgagccagattcacaCCCTcccgctgcaccattgtgccaccaccATACCAGTATGAGTGCAGGACGACCTTAATTCAACCCGTCTCCACAATATTTAGTTTCTTTCTACTGTTTGTGAACATGGCTGATTGATGACAAGGCGGAGAACAGCTGCAAATATTTATGGAATTGTCAATAAATGGCATTGAATGAGGAGGAGTGTAAAGAGTTATATCTCTATTTTTAGTCAAAGTTAGTTAAATTTTCAAgattgcagttaaaaaaaatatttaaaatgctaGAATGAAAATATCTACAGTACATTCAAGAACAAAAACTATGAACAGACTTTGGATCTTAGCTGTGTTACAAAGTTCAGGAGCCAGCCACGCAAAAGCACATGTGATGTATGTAAGACCTGTTATTAATAACCAGTTGAGAGAGTTAAAATAAGGTATTCATCTAATGGACTACATTAATACatcttgcatttaaatatgtCTGCCTGTTCATTCAATAGTTAACctttattttccttctcttttcacTTGCTAACATGTATTTTCaaacttatttatatttttggttAGTTATTTGCGTATGtatgaatacagtatattgtatgtTACTGTAACTAAAGTGAATTTCTgtctgggattaataaaatttcattcattcattcattcaacactCCAGTAAACCACTGCTGCAGCGAACAGCTTCATGTAGCCATACAGCCTCCTACATGTGTATTCACAGACGGTGGTCCAGTGCTCCCTGCTGACCTGCAAAGTTGCGTGTGAAGACAAGCGTCACCAGCAGGATGGGGATGATCACGGTGCCGATGGTGACCACGCGGTCAAAAGGCAGCTCCAGCTTCAGCTGGACCGTTAGGCCTGCCAGCCTCGCGCCCTTCTCATCCTGCGTGGACCCTGGCATAATCAGCTCCTTCAGCTTTTCTCCGGCAAGCAGAGCCGTGGCCATGTCCAGGTTCTGCTCAAGGACGTGCTGCATCCGGGCCCTGGGGGATCTGCCAACTTCTTGTGACCGCGAGCTGAGTAAGCCGGTGCCGTTGGCCCTGTGACCAGCCCCAGTTGGACTGACTGCTCTGCTTGCTACTCTGTTCTAAGGGTTTCCACAGCTGGCAGCTTTTTGGACTGTGTTATGTATATCTGTGTGGAtacaactctgtgtgtgtgtgtgtgtgtgtgtgtgtgtgtgtgtgtgtttacatggcTTTCCGCCAGCCTACACGAACATGTTTGGTCCCCCTGGTCCAGTGTGCCATTCCTGCAAAGGATGAAGAAttaattttagtttattttaccttgtcagtttttttcaaaaacatgtgCACAactaataaacatattttacattttacacagattAAGTCTCCATTTATGTCATCTGTATTCTACTGACCACTAATTCTTGGCTTTGTGGTGCTTTTGAACCAAGTTATTTGGGAACACATAGCAGCTACCAGTCCTCAGCTTCAAACCAAAAGCAGAAAGTCAGAAGGTCAGATATGTGACCTTGGTTACGCTGTAATCCCCACTGTTCTCCACATTCCCACCAGGACCAATGATCCCTGGCCAAGACAGAGCAAGTTGCCACAGGTCAACGTAGTGTTCACTGACTACAAGAAGGTTAAAGCAGATGTACCCTGATATGTAGAAGCACACCTGGTTACccctacagcccagcaagagtgctgtgctcctccacctctagctgctTGGTGATCTCAAAAGTGTCCAGAATCAAAAGTCTAAAGGTTCTCGGTTATGTCTCTGAAGTGGTGGAACAAGCTCCTTTtgttcctcagagctgttgAATCCCTACCAGCATttcagaagggtctcaaactcatttttttcagagccatttctctTCAGATTTCAAAACTGTTCTACAAACATACACCACACCATCTGCCGTGTGCACCTTTCAAACTCAGTTTGTTATGAAGTTACTTGTGTGATAtgtgaaagtaaaaaatatggtattggacaaacttACTGTGCTTCAACAACCATCTacagctcttcatctgctggcgaaatgtattttgtttacttttagtTGCATGTTTCTTtggccagctaaatgaatacatgcaactGTGACCAATCAGTACTCATGAGTGACTTTTACTGCTAGGGGCATAACAGAAGGAGAAAGTCATTTATAGAAAAATTTCATAAGCAACAAGTCATCCTCAAAAGACCTCAAGCCAGAGTTTGATTAATCACATAAGAATTCACACATTTGTCAAGTAAGTGTTCACTTAATATCTATCATAAAACTTTACTAAAAGTATTAAGTGTTGTGGGAGGTTTTGAGACAGAGGTATGGCTGCATGGGCAGGATGAAGGCACCCAACAGCCAGTTGCCAAACAAGAAAATgacctttattttttaaacaaaagaaactTGGAAAATGGGGAAACATAAAAAAGTAAgggaacccccccccaaaaaaaagccCTCCTGCTCCCTCCCAGCAGTCTCCAAGATCTCCCCCCAAGCTCTCTCCTGgagtcctcagaccagctgcctttaaagTCCCAGCCAACTGCACCTTAAGTAGTGGCAGTTGGTCCTCATTATGACCTTGCACAAGGCAGCAGTGGGCAGTGGGAGTTTCTTGTGTTtgacaaacatttatgttaaaCTGCTTTGACTTCCTTCCGCCTTCTCTTGAGCGATGCCAAACTTTACTGGGATACTCAGTGTTCTTACTGAAGtaagaactgtaaaaataaatagagtTTTAACATATGGCGCAGACCTTGAAGCTGAGATGACCAAAAACCCAAGATGGAAAAATTCCCCATCTCATTACTTTTTCACTGACATTCTCCGTTTCAATGCACATCTGTTGTGTAAGAGCATGCACTGCTTTCTTCCATCAAGTGGTGGGAGGAACAGGTCCCAGCGAGAGCATTTAGCTCAtcgacccaccacacagcagcagcagcagcagcactaacaacACAGCCCGCTCTGACCGCAGAGTCCCAAACACAACTCTAAAATGGCAATGGAAACTAGAAGTGGTCAACGGAAGTATGTGAGGACGCCAGCTAGGAGAAACACACATGGTCCCCTGGGTTCCCTCCGGCTTCTTAATTATGCATGGATTTCCCGTCTGACACTCCTCCCTAGGGTtatgaaagggggggggggggggatcactgCACGGTTTCCATTTGTTTGAAGAGGAACCTATTCCGAAGCCCACAAGCATCTTGAACGAAGCAATGCGATGGTGGAATTACGAGCAGTGTCACTGTAATCACACTCTCAGGTCAACCCCAAGATCTAACTGTAAAAGTTGTTCTAGTGCAGATTCAGCTTCATCCCCTCCTGGCTAACAGGtcaaaaagtaaacaaagatTTGTCATTGAAATGAATCACAGCGCATATGCAGCATCAACAGACTGTTTCACTGGAGGACAGAAAAGGGGTGTCAAGCTCTGTGCACTACTCTAATACAATATTGTGCTCCTTTCC
Above is a genomic segment from Scleropages formosus chromosome 5, fSclFor1.1, whole genome shotgun sequence containing:
- the panx2 gene encoding pannexin-2, which produces MQHVLEQNLDMATALLAGEKLKELIMPGSTQDEKGARLAGLTVQLKLELPFDRVVTIGTVIIPILLVTLVFTRNFAEESIYCYTPHNFTRDQALYARGYCWTELRDAVPGVEPASRPSLFEHKFLPYALLAFAGIMYIPALGWEFLASTRLTSELNFLLHEIDNCYHRAAEGRAPKIEKQIQSKGPGITERERREIIENAEKEKSPEQNLFEKYLERRGQSNFLAKLYLARHLAIICLSSIPITYLSVYYARQRQNEFTCALGEPPDTSSSPGLRLSVNCKLPAVQLQRIMAAVDIGLLCVMNLIILVNLLHLFVVRKSNFVFDKLHKVGIKTRRRWQKSQFCDINILAMFCNENRDHIKSLNRLDFITNESDLMYDNVVRQLLAALAQSNHDATPTVRDSGIQTMDPSLDPSVLGEGEIASEPLVIKRPRKKIKWIPTSNPLPQSFKEPLMLARLENSTKPEKPKPLRRKTVADTFIAPLLDSKSTQHPPTPKATDLSGVGMEKKHKGNFSLDVHPYMLALRKPKAETSNTESLASNPSALDTVFLEGTHTVVHVPSSVAEKKETISEPKPAPFSGVSLPASSFLNGSTASLPTTCPPEPLGPPSDPESQAGPFSRNPTHPLLTIHHTLYEEEEEEPSEQAHRDRLAERPTGELIAAGEC